The Phalacrocorax carbo chromosome 2, bPhaCar2.1, whole genome shotgun sequence region CCCCACTACCTGCAGGGTATTTGGCCATGACGGAGGCAGCGGGGCTGGTGCCCAAACGCATCCTGGTGACGGGTGGCACTGGTTTGGTGGGGAGAGCCATTGAGAAAGTGGTGGCTGATGGAGGGGGGCAGCCAGATGAGGAGTGGATCTTCGTGTCCTCCAGAGACGCTGACTTGACGTGAGTTGACCATGTGGGTTTTCGCTTGGAATCCCCCCTGCTTTGCTACCTTGGCGCTGCTGAACCCCAAAATTTCCCATCCCAGGAATGCCGTGGAGACCAAAGCCCTGTTTGAGAAGCACAAACCCACCCATGTCATCCACCTGGCTGCCATGGTCGGGGGCCTTTTCAAAAACATCCGCTACAACCTGGATTTTTGGGTGAGCACATGGCAAATGGGTGGATTTGGGGATCCCTGAGGATGCTGCaaccccctgccctccctgacgtggggacacagggacatggcTTGTTCTGCTTCTGGGGCCAAACCAGAGCTCATCTGGTTTCTGGCGTTATTAATGAGTTATTAATAAGGTGTTACCAAATAGGGTGCAGGGTTTTAGGGGGATCACCAGCCCCCAGATCTGACAAACCTCTCCATCTCCAGAGGAGAAACATCCATATCAACGACAACGTCCTGCACTCGGCGTATGAGGCAGGGGTGCAGAAGGTGGTCTCCTGCCTCTCCACCTGCATCTTCCCGGACAAGACGACGTACCCCATCGACGAGAGCATGGTGAGCATCTCCGTCCCCATGTGCAGCCCAGTGGGTGTCCCTGCCCTGCTTTACTCTGCTCTCTTGTCCCCAGATTCACAATGGGCCACCTCACAGCTCTAACTTCGGCTATTCCTACGCCAAGAGGATGATCGACATCCAGAATAGGTGcgggggatggggtgggatgtggAGAGCCCTTGCAGGCTGTGAGCAGCCTCCTGTTATCAGGGCAAGGGGAATTAAATGAAGCTGGGGAAGATAGCTGGGCTCAGCAGATGGAGATGCTGCTGGCTAGGGTCATCTGGGGACAGCTCTGTATGGGAGGAGGGGTGACTGCAGCTGGTGGACAACCTGCCTGTACCCCCCCACACTCTCACCCAGGGGCTACTTCGAGCAGCACGGCTGCCGCTTCACTGCCGTCATCCCCACCAATGTCTTCGGGCCACATGACAACTTTAACATTGAGGATGGCCACGTCTTGCCAGGGCTCATCCATAAGGTCTACTTGGCCAAACGTGAGTGCGGCAGGACTTCTTATGGCTTTTTTTGGGGaggattggggttttttttcccctgcctgctccatgAGCTCTGCAGGGTAGTCAGGGTCAGTGGAGGTGGCTCTGATGCTCATGGACACGCTCTCCTTCCACAGAGACCGGATCAGCTCTGACCGTCTGGGGCACGGGCAAGCCCAGGAGACAATTTATCTACTCCCTGGTACGTGTGGCCTTGGGGGCCTCctacagcttggggagggcaGCAtacagggctgggggggccggtGCCTGGACCCCAGCTGGGTCTGAGCCAACCTAGGTTGTCCTGGGCAGCATTGGCCATCCTCAAGGGTTGGGTCCCCTTGTGATGGGAGGGCTGAGGGACAGCAGCCACCCCACCTAAGAGCCGTCTTCGCCTCTGCAGGACCTGGCCCGGCTCTTCCTTTGGGTCCTACGGGAATACAATGAGGTGGAGCCCATCATTTTGTCAGGTAAGGCCCAGCTGTCCCTCCATAACCCCCCACTCCAGCCCCTTTCCAAAGAAGATGGAGGACCGGCCGCAATCATGCCCTTCTTTACAGTGGGAGAAGAAGATGAAGTCTCCATCAAGGAGGCAGCGGAGGCGATCATGGAGGCCATGGACTTCAGGGGAGAGCTTGTTGTATCCTTCACTGTAGGCTGGCCCCCGCAGGGCTGCTGCGGCTTGGGGGGCACCCCACTTTCCACCAGCAGCTGTAGGGCTCCAGGGGAGATGCTGTAATCCAGAGCAGCACCCCAAGAGACCTTTTTTACCCCCCCCTTGGTTTCCCTTAATTGTTTCCATACCAGTTTGACACCACTAAAGCAGATGGGCAGTTCAAGAAGACGGCCAGCAATGCCAAGCTACGGCACTACCTACCCGGCTTCCAGTTCACACCCTTCAGGCAAGGTGAGATGAGGGGCTCCAGGAAAAAGGGGAAGGCCCCATCCACTGGAGTTAGCCTTGGTGGGATCACAGTGGTCTATCCTTTCACTTtctaaagggggcttataagaaagatggggacaaactttgTAGTAGGGCCTGTAGTGGTAGGACCAAGGGATCATGGTTTTAATCTAAAAGAGAGGAGATTTAGACTACATCTAAGGAAATATGttatgctgagggtggtgagacactggcccaggtttcccagagaggtggtcaatgccccatccctggaacactcaaggtcaggttggagggggctctgagcagcctcatctatttaaagatgtccctgcccctgGCAGGGGGTTTGACTGGATGACCTTCgaaggacccttccaacccaaacctttctatgattctacaaacAAACTGCATTCCCAATCCCCCAACCCACCccatcttctccctccccagccatgAAGGAGACCTGTGCCTGGTTCACCGCCAACTATGCCAATGCCAGGAAGTGACAGGCCAACGTGGCACCGGGACCGGCGTCACCCGGCACCATCCTCTTCATCTCAGGGTTGTCCTTTGCTGGGGCAGaggacggggctgggggggtgacAATGACATTTCCAAAGTAGAAGGGGGCCAGAGCCCATTGAGCAGCCCCCACattcctgcctgctgctggaagcagtgCAAGATGCCCAGGGCAAGGTGGGGAAGGTGGTTTGGGGCACCCCAGAGGTGCTGGGACCCCAGATAGGGTGGTAGCTACCAACTGGGGCCACCACCGCTACCTTGCCCATATGCAGAaggctggcagctgctgctgagctgtaaTGGGCTACACTGCTAATTACCTCTAATTAGGCTGTAATAAAGGGAGGGTGATGAGGGTTTTCCCCAGCGCAGGAATGGCAGCTCAGcctttcctgttgcttttgGCACGTAGGGTTGGTCCCAAAGCCCCCAGCAAagccacccctgccccagcattgggatggggtgggggggagggggaaggtcTAGGATGGGGAAGGCTCCAGCTGTAAATAtagcatttattaaaatatatgcaaataacATAAAAGTGGTGGGACAAGGAGCATCTGCCCCACAGCAGTCCCGTATGCACATTGAGTGGTACCCTTAGGGTCCTGAGGACCACCGTGTGCTCTCCACCAGGCTCTGGAAGAGCCAAAAAAAGGGTTTAAAACCCCTCTGGGAGGCGGTAGAGGGTCAGAGATGGGCAGATGACTCCATGGCCAAGCGGCTGCATGAGGCTCAACCAGTGGTGTGGACATGGCAGAAGTCCTGGCCAGGGATGGCTTTCTTCCGGCACCGCTGCCCGGCCCTGGTGAGCCCCTGGCATGGGGACAGCAAGAACCTATGGAAGGGAGACCCATCAGCACCAGCACCCCAAGAAGCCCCCAGGGAGGCTGTCCCCCAACTGTCAGGTTACTGGCTGCACCCTGAGGTGACAGCAGCCCCAACACGTCCCTGGAGATGGGATGTCCCCTGCGGTTGGCACTTACATATTGCTGGCTGGAGATGGGCTTGGGTTGGAGGGTTTGGGCTCCCAACGTTTCCCAGTGCCAAGGGCCAGCTCTGGCATCACCtggatggggaagaaggggtTTGGACAGGGCATCCTCCATCCCTGGTGACCCTCCTGTCCTGGAGGAGATGTCCCTTGTCCCCTGGGGACACATGCGTCGTACAGGATGGGTGCCTTGGTCATCCTTGGAGGACACCCCCCCTCCACCCAAAAGTCCTCCCTGGGTGTCATGTTCCCACAAGCGCTGCAGTGCCAGCCCTGGCCCCTCACCCAACAGGGCATCCAGCACCCAGAGGCGCAGTCATGATGAGGACACCCCAGCCTTAGAGGACCTGAGCCTCGGAGAGACCCTGTTGGCCCCAGGAGCAGGGTCTGGCCCAACCTGGGGACATCCCGCCCAGCACCTACCCCCCCAGCTCAGACTTACCCCACGTGAGCTCAGCTTTGTCCTCCAGCCTCCAGGGATGGGTGACACCCGTCCTGCTAAGCCAGGGAGGTCCCCTGCCATCGCTGGGGGCTGCTCCAGGCACGAGGGCTCTGCAAGAACATGTTATTGGTGGTGACACACTCCCAATGCTGCTGTCCCCCCAGGTGATGGATGGGGACACCCTGAGGTGGTACACATGTCCCAGCACAGCTTGGGGACACTTGGGTAACACATAGCATGGGATGGGGACATGCTGGGACTTCAGACCCCTGTCCTACGGCCACCACACCTCCCACCTCATGGTCATCTGTCCCAcatccccctgcccagccagctCTCACCTTGCAGGCAGCTTATCTCCATTCtgtccagctcctcctgcaacAGCTCCATTTCGTGCTCCCTAAcatggaaagaaggaaatccAGAGCTCCGCCACCTTGGTGGCTTCTGtgtcatcacagaatcacagaatgtcctgagctggaagggacccataaggatcatcaagtccaactcctgtccctgcacaggacagccccaaattcacaccatgtctctgagggccttgtccaagtgcttctggaatagcATCGagcttggtgccgtgatgcctccctggggagcctgttccagagCTCCACCACCTGCTGGgggaagaactttttcctaatgcccagcctaaccctcccctggcacatctccctgccattcccttggggcctggcgttggtcaccagagaacagagaccagccctgcccctcctcctcccctcgggagggagctgcagagcgccatgaggctgccctcggcctcctctgctccagctgaacaaaccaagggactttagctgctcctcatagtTTCCCCTttaaacccttccccaactccgtggcctcctcgggacactctccagtagctttataccctcaatgtcctgtGGTGCCCAACACTGCCCgcagcactcgaggtgaggctgccccagcgcggggcagagcgggacaatcccccccctcgcccggttgcgatgcagggctcgatgccccccagggcacggttggccctcttggctgccaaggGGCACCATCATGATGGCAGCCCCCTTTTCAGCCTCCCCATACCCTCCTtcaggcagggagctgggatgAGGTGCCCAAAAGCTGCAGGCAAGCCATCAAGGTGTGTCCAGCCCCACCCTGTGGACCTCTGCCAGATGGCAGCAGGATGGGATATCCAGGATGGGTGCCCATGCTGGCTCCTAGCAGCTCCCAAGGGTGCCATGCCCATCACCCCCCCCAGCCATCTCCTACCTGTCCGGGGTGGAGGTGAGCTGGTGGTggggctgctcccagggaaGCATCAGCCAGGCTCCCCCAGCACCACGGTGCATGGCCACCACCAGCCACTGCCCTGTGGGGAAGCGGAAGGGTGGGAGAGGGCAGAGCAATCCTAGCCCACccccgcagcacccccagggTGGCATGTCCCCAGACAGGTCCCCCAACACCCGTCCCCACCTGCCACAGCAAGGGCCAGGAGAGTGGAGAGTGCCGGCATGCCAAGGAGCTCGccaaggaagaggaggaagagaaggatggCACGGGGTGGCATGGGCACTAGTAGCGTGACCAGCAGCACAAAGTAGGAGCCATGTAAGATGCGGGTGGAGATCGCACTCTGGCTCTGACCTGCAGGACAGGGAACAAGAACCCAATGTTGGCACCCACCAGCACCCATCTGCCCTCCAGCACCCATCCCCAGCTCACCAGCTGGGCCGAGGATGGTGTGGAGGTGCTGCAGACTGCTCTCCAGCTGGCTCCGTGCACCCTCCATGGCCACCAGCATCAGCCCCAGGCTCTGGTTGACCTGCCACAGCTTGTCCATCACTTCTTCCATCTGATGCTGCTGGGCCAGAAGAAGGGCCAGGTTGCTCTCTGCATGCAGAGGAGATGGATATGGCATCCCATGAGCTGGGGGAGTTGCACCCAGGGGTGTCCTGGTGCAAAAAGAACTGGGAATGGGGTTTGCTGCATTCCCACCTAGTTGGGAATATATGTCCTGAGCTCTTTCCTGTGCGTGGTGGAGGTGGGACAGGACAACCCGCTCCCCTTCCCGGAGCCCTGCGGCCCCACAGCTGCTCGTGTTCCCTGTATGGAGGCACAAGAGGCTGGATCAGTCCCCAAGGTGGGAGACGGGGATGTAGCAGCATCACAGCTGGTGGCTCTTACCCATCCACTGGGTG contains the following coding sequences:
- the GFUS gene encoding GDP-L-fucose synthase, yielding MTEAAGLVPKRILVTGGTGLVGRAIEKVVADGGGQPDEEWIFVSSRDADLTNAVETKALFEKHKPTHVIHLAAMVGGLFKNIRYNLDFWRRNIHINDNVLHSAYEAGVQKVVSCLSTCIFPDKTTYPIDESMIHNGPPHSSNFGYSYAKRMIDIQNRGYFEQHGCRFTAVIPTNVFGPHDNFNIEDGHVLPGLIHKVYLAKQTGSALTVWGTGKPRRQFIYSLDLARLFLWVLREYNEVEPIILSVGEEDEVSIKEAAEAIMEAMDFRGELVFDTTKADGQFKKTASNAKLRHYLPGFQFTPFRQAMKETCAWFTANYANARK
- the LOC135311835 gene encoding protein brambleberry-like, whose protein sequence is MPSQSCWAPLLLCAAAGIFGWLGLGTSLELGVPLCVPSETTADDEQFRAEATRCELSPPRSCHHQVMVRLRLTCTDLSEDKEEAAKLGMDLFNCQASAEGHQTYPCTPDMGRQEEMQEQLAGWLRPRLETPIHPSLQQLALDETLIASGQHRVAQLMEDITQWMGNTSSCGAAGLREGERVVLSHLHHAQERAQDIYSQLESNLALLLAQQHQMEEVMDKLWQVNQSLGLMLVAMEGARSQLESSLQHLHTILGPAGQSQSAISTRILHGSYFVLLVTLLVPMPPRAILLFLLFLGELLGMPALSTLLALAVAGQWLVVAMHRGAGGAWLMLPWEQPHHQLTSTPDREHEMELLQEELDRMEISCLQEPSCLEQPPAMAGDLPGLAGRVSPIPGGWRTKLSSRGVMPELALGTGKRWEPKPSNPSPSPASNMFLLSPCQGLTRAGQRCRKKAIPGQDFCHVHTTG